The Gemmata palustris genome includes a region encoding these proteins:
- a CDS encoding anthranilate synthase component II: protein MLLLIDNYDSFTYNLVQRFGEIDSALNMRVVRNDQITLDEIAGLAPTHIVISPGPCTPKEAGISNAVLERFAPTVPVFGVCLGHQCIGHTFGGEVIRNSRIMHGKVSPIHHDGKGLFAGMSNPFDATRYHSLVIKKETWANPDFEVSAWTAEGEIMGVRHKTWPLHGVQFHPESFLTVEGPTILRNFLALRG from the coding sequence ATGCTCCTCCTGATCGACAACTACGACTCGTTCACTTACAACCTCGTGCAGCGGTTCGGGGAGATCGACTCCGCGCTGAACATGAGGGTCGTGCGAAACGACCAGATCACGCTCGACGAGATCGCGGGGCTCGCGCCCACGCACATCGTCATTTCCCCCGGCCCGTGTACGCCGAAGGAAGCCGGGATCTCCAACGCCGTGCTGGAGCGGTTCGCGCCCACGGTACCGGTGTTCGGCGTGTGCCTGGGCCACCAGTGCATCGGCCACACGTTCGGCGGCGAGGTGATCCGCAACAGCCGCATCATGCACGGGAAGGTGTCGCCCATTCACCATGACGGTAAGGGGCTGTTCGCGGGGATGAGTAACCCGTTCGATGCGACCCGGTATCACTCGCTGGTCATCAAGAAAGAGACGTGGGCGAACCCGGACTTTGAAGTGTCGGCCTGGACCGCCGAAGGCGAGATCATGGGCGTGCGCCACAAAACATGGCCGCTCCACGGCGTTCAGTTCCACCCGGAGAGCTTCCTCACGGTCGAGGGGCCGACCATCCTACGGAACTTCTTGGCCCTTCGCGGCTAG
- a CDS encoding glycosyltransferase, which yields MKLFFLASDLGDSDAAGQLALLARALPRDRFEVTVGALGPATGAAADALRASGVAVAALPVRTALDLSGMRRLRRAVQGCGATIFHTFGPDAVRVARLCLAGYDEGTAPRLVATGAVPPGGGVSGWLTARQVRRADRVIATGWAQGERYRRIGVASDRLTRIAPAVALIEEPPDRVQFCSDVGAPKDAQLIFAGGRLDAAHGTKDAVGVFDMIRYSSPALQLVLTGDGRDRAAVEGLGRALAFDDFRVRFSGARPDLAAATLLADQVWVTCERGGEHLALRAMAAGKPVVAYNTPELSEIIEDGVTGFVVPHGDRPALAAKSQALLADPDAAARMGAAGRTRAAERFGVARFAEQHARVYQELG from the coding sequence GTGAAGCTCTTTTTCTTGGCGTCCGATCTCGGTGATAGTGACGCGGCGGGGCAACTCGCGCTGTTGGCTCGCGCGCTGCCGCGCGACCGGTTCGAGGTCACGGTCGGGGCGCTCGGTCCCGCGACCGGGGCCGCTGCCGATGCGCTGCGGGCCTCGGGCGTCGCGGTCGCCGCGCTACCGGTGCGCACCGCGCTCGACCTCAGCGGAATGCGCCGGCTCCGGCGCGCCGTTCAGGGTTGCGGCGCAACGATCTTTCACACGTTCGGACCCGACGCGGTTCGGGTCGCGCGCCTGTGCTTGGCGGGCTACGACGAGGGGACCGCCCCTCGACTCGTGGCCACCGGCGCGGTGCCCCCCGGCGGCGGGGTGAGCGGGTGGCTCACCGCGCGCCAGGTCCGGCGCGCGGACCGCGTGATTGCGACCGGCTGGGCGCAGGGCGAACGGTACCGGCGGATCGGAGTGGCCAGCGACCGCCTCACGCGAATCGCACCCGCCGTAGCGCTGATCGAGGAACCCCCCGATCGTGTCCAATTCTGCTCGGACGTGGGTGCCCCCAAAGATGCGCAACTGATCTTCGCCGGAGGGCGCCTGGACGCCGCACACGGCACGAAGGACGCGGTCGGTGTGTTCGACATGATCCGGTACAGTTCGCCCGCGCTCCAACTGGTGCTCACCGGCGACGGGCGCGACCGGGCGGCGGTGGAGGGGTTGGGGCGGGCGCTCGCGTTCGACGACTTCCGTGTCCGCTTTAGCGGCGCCCGGCCCGATCTCGCCGCCGCGACGCTTCTGGCGGATCAGGTGTGGGTGACGTGTGAGCGCGGCGGCGAGCACCTGGCACTGCGGGCGATGGCCGCGGGCAAGCCGGTGGTTGCGTACAACACGCCGGAACTGAGTGAAATCATTGAGGACGGCGTGACCGGTTTCGTCGTGCCGCACGGGGACCGCCCCGCGCTGGCCGCCAAATCGCAGGCGCTACTCGCGGACCCGGACGCGGCCGCACGCATGGGCGCAGCCGGCCGAACCCGCGCGGCGGAACGGTTCGGTGTGGCTCGCTTTGCGGAGCAACACGCGCGGGTGTATCAGGAACTGGGGTGA
- the hpt gene encoding hypoxanthine phosphoribosyltransferase, whose protein sequence is MEVLITADRIHARVEELATEIARTYDGKPVTVVGILTGCLMFTADLIRRINLPLRVAFITASSYRGETLVPGLLEIRDELLPDIAGKHILLLDDILDTGKTLTRVVAHLIDRGAASVKVGVLLRKIGRQEVPFEPDFVGFTIPDKFVVGYGLDFNDEYRHLPFVGVLLGGE, encoded by the coding sequence ATGGAAGTGCTAATCACCGCCGACCGGATTCACGCGCGCGTGGAGGAATTGGCCACCGAGATCGCTCGCACCTACGACGGTAAGCCGGTCACAGTAGTGGGCATTCTGACCGGCTGCCTCATGTTCACGGCCGACCTGATCCGGCGCATTAACTTGCCTCTGCGGGTCGCGTTCATTACTGCGTCGAGCTACCGCGGGGAGACGCTCGTTCCGGGGCTCCTGGAGATCCGCGACGAACTCTTGCCCGACATCGCGGGCAAGCACATCCTGCTCCTGGACGACATCCTCGATACGGGGAAGACACTCACGCGCGTGGTCGCGCACCTGATCGACCGCGGCGCGGCGTCGGTGAAAGTGGGCGTGCTGCTGCGCAAGATCGGGCGCCAGGAGGTGCCGTTCGAGCCCGACTTCGTCGGGTTCACGATCCCGGACAAGTTCGTCGTCGGCTACGGGCTGGACTTCAACGACGAGTACCGGCACCTCCCGTTCGTCGGGGTGCTCCTGGGCGGCGAATAG
- a CDS encoding DUF1501 domain-containing protein codes for MIEITRRHFFRDCGYGLGKAALASLLVGSARGADAPRAPEPLAPKEPHFPGKAKAVIHLFMTGAPSQLDLFDYKPALAKLEGKPLPPEVIKGQRYAFIRPDAAVLGPQFKFAKHGKCGAELSEMLPHLAKTVDDVCFLKAVHTDQFNHAPAQIFFNTGFSQPGRPSIGSWAVYALGCATKELPAFVVMSTGGGISGGAANWSSGFLPTIYTGTRFRNQGDPILNVSSPAGVDAALQKDTLDLVAEMNKKRLGAVGDPEIATRTAAYEMAGRLQTAAPELTDLRKEPKKILDLYGADPDKPSFARACLLARRMVERGVRFITIYHEGWDAHSDVVGNLRGNCKATDQASAALVADLKRKGLLDSTLVVWGGEFGRTPMVESNPVLGRSLGRDHHPQAFTIWMAGGGTKPGVTLGKTDELGFHPAEGGVHVHDVQATILNQLGFDHEKLTYRHAGRDFRLTDVFGHVIKDAIA; via the coding sequence GCGCCACGCGCCCCCGAGCCCCTCGCGCCGAAAGAGCCGCACTTCCCGGGCAAGGCGAAGGCGGTCATCCACCTGTTCATGACCGGGGCGCCCAGCCAACTCGACCTGTTCGACTACAAGCCCGCGCTGGCCAAGCTCGAAGGCAAGCCGCTCCCGCCGGAAGTGATTAAGGGGCAGCGGTACGCATTCATTCGCCCGGACGCCGCGGTCCTTGGCCCGCAATTCAAGTTCGCCAAGCACGGCAAGTGCGGCGCGGAACTGTCCGAGATGTTACCGCACCTCGCGAAGACGGTCGATGACGTGTGCTTCCTGAAGGCTGTTCACACGGACCAGTTCAACCACGCCCCGGCGCAGATCTTCTTCAACACCGGGTTCTCGCAACCGGGCCGGCCGAGCATCGGGTCGTGGGCGGTGTACGCACTCGGCTGCGCGACGAAGGAGCTGCCCGCGTTCGTGGTGATGTCCACCGGGGGTGGGATCAGTGGGGGCGCGGCCAACTGGAGTAGTGGGTTCCTCCCGACCATTTACACCGGCACGCGGTTCCGCAACCAGGGTGACCCGATCCTGAACGTGTCGTCGCCGGCCGGGGTCGATGCCGCACTCCAAAAGGATACGCTCGACCTCGTGGCCGAGATGAACAAGAAGCGGCTCGGCGCGGTGGGCGATCCCGAGATCGCAACTCGTACCGCGGCTTATGAAATGGCGGGCCGGCTCCAGACGGCCGCACCCGAACTCACCGACTTACGGAAGGAGCCGAAGAAGATACTCGATCTCTACGGCGCCGACCCGGACAAGCCGAGCTTCGCCCGCGCGTGTCTACTCGCGCGCCGAATGGTGGAACGCGGGGTGCGGTTCATCACCATCTACCACGAGGGCTGGGACGCGCACTCGGATGTGGTCGGGAATTTGCGCGGAAACTGCAAAGCGACCGATCAGGCGTCTGCGGCGCTCGTCGCCGATCTGAAGCGCAAGGGGCTGCTCGACAGCACGCTGGTCGTTTGGGGCGGCGAGTTCGGGCGCACGCCGATGGTGGAATCGAACCCGGTGCTCGGGCGCAGTTTGGGGCGCGACCACCACCCGCAGGCGTTCACGATCTGGATGGCGGGCGGCGGGACCAAGCCGGGCGTCACGCTCGGCAAGACGGACGAACTGGGATTCCACCCCGCAGAAGGCGGGGTTCACGTCCACGACGTGCAAGCTACGATTCTCAACCAACTCGGATTCGACCACGAGAAGCTGACGTACCGGCACGCGGGCCGCGACTTCCGCCTCACCGACGTCTTCGGGCACGTCATCAAGGACGCGATCGCCTGA
- a CDS encoding 3'-5' exonuclease, with translation MAKRLDHVLVIDIESTCWDGGTPPRGEMNDIIEIGLTPLELSSGRRLEKRSILVRPERSKVSPFCTQLTTLTQEQVDTGILFKDACKILETEYLSQERLWASFGDYDRRQFDKQCRDEGVRYPFGPSHLNVKTLCSVAKGLPTEIGLPQALALYGLKLEGTHHRGHDDAWNIAALFAEFLKRMRNQA, from the coding sequence ATGGCCAAACGACTCGACCACGTCCTCGTCATCGACATCGAATCGACGTGCTGGGACGGCGGAACCCCACCGCGGGGCGAGATGAACGACATCATCGAGATCGGCTTGACCCCGCTCGAACTGAGTAGCGGTCGGCGCCTGGAGAAGCGGAGCATCCTCGTGCGCCCGGAGCGCTCGAAGGTGAGCCCGTTCTGCACACAGCTCACCACGCTCACTCAGGAGCAGGTGGATACCGGCATCCTGTTCAAGGATGCGTGCAAGATTCTGGAAACCGAATACTTGTCGCAGGAGCGGCTGTGGGCGAGCTTCGGCGACTACGACCGCCGGCAGTTCGACAAGCAGTGCCGCGACGAGGGCGTGCGCTACCCGTTCGGCCCCAGCCACCTGAACGTGAAGACGCTCTGCTCCGTTGCCAAAGGGCTACCCACGGAGATCGGCCTTCCCCAAGCCCTGGCACTCTATGGTTTGAAGCTCGAAGGGACGCACCACCGCGGCCACGACGATGCATGGAACATCGCCGCGCTTTTCGCCGAATTCTTGAAACGAATGCGGAACCAAGCGTAA